The bacterium genome includes a window with the following:
- a CDS encoding STAS domain-containing protein, giving the protein MKFLEVRHEWIAPDIGCVYLSGRLDIPGVQEVHLKFTVFTATQRKPVIIDLSDVTLITSIGIGMLISGAKALKTHGVPMILLNPQPNVRKVLEMACVHEILPIEQDLNAALTRIQQS; this is encoded by the coding sequence ATGAAATTCTTAGAAGTAAGACATGAATGGATAGCCCCCGATATCGGATGCGTCTATCTTTCCGGACGCCTCGACATACCGGGCGTTCAGGAAGTCCACCTGAAATTTACAGTTTTTACCGCGACTCAAAGAAAACCCGTGATCATTGACCTGTCCGATGTCACACTCATTACATCGATTGGTATCGGAATGCTGATCTCGGGCGCCAAAGCCCTGAAAACGCATGGTGTTCCCATGATCCTTTTGAATCCTCAACCCAACGTAAGGAAGGTTCTGGAGATGGCCTGCGTGCATGAGATTTTGCCGATCGAACAGGATCTCAATGCTGCATTAACTCGTATTCAACAGAGTTAG